The nucleotide window cgccaaatttttcaagattctccgtcatatcgaatctttggacgcatgcctgaagtattaaatataaataaaaaataaaactaattacacagtttagacgaaatccacgagacgaatcttttaagcctaattagactatgattggacactaattgccaaataacaacgaaaatgctacagtgtcgttttgccaaaattttcggcaactaaactgggcctaGGATGGTATTGTTTGGTCTTCGTCATATGTGTCTGCAGcgacggagccagcggtggggctgggGTCTAGCCCCCCTACACGTGGAGTCTTCCTAAGCTCtttcttaaaattttatgcatatatgcaTTAGGTAGGAGagactaaggttaagagaagataaaaaagtctctattcttttgttcagccccttctaaatttttttctggcttcgtcactaTGTGTCTAATCTTTTTAGTCTTCTTTTACATGtctaattaaaaataaaaacaatttCTTAAATTTTAGAGATAAAATAGTTCCTGGTGTTTTAGATAAAACTGCCGACTCTTTCACCGCCGATTCCAACCCCAATGCCGCACCGTCGTCGCAACTCAGTGGCCCTTGCTTCGCCTACGGCGTTTGTCCGGAGGCAGAGCATCCGCCTGGCTGCTAAGGCTTCCTTCGGGCGATCATGTGGACATGACTGATAAGGCAGTCAAACGGAAGGCGCTTCAGAATTCCCTGGCTGCTTGTTCCCCGGCGGTTCAGCGTCATGTCCAGCGTCGTGGTTTACTCTCCAGGAGCAAAATGGCAATCGCTATCCCTGACATTCGTAAGATGGCTCGTGCTGCTGGTCTTGGCTGCTGTGGATGCAGTGTCGCTGACGCCCATCTGATGCAGGTCCTCTGCAGTGTTCGTCAGGGCGCACAGTGTCTGCCCCTGACGTGGTTTAGGTCTCTTGGTGTCCGCTCGCTGTTGAGCCCGGGTCTAGGTCCTTGGGTTGGTCTCCTTTGTTCccccgtgttttttcttctgtcctATCAGTATCAGGAAGAAAGCTAATGGCCGCGAACGTTAACATTCTCAGATGGTCAAGAGCGTATCTTGGTCTCACCCGGCCCTGAAGGCacgggttccgtctcgtccgacctcaaGGATACGGGATCCGAGTCACCCGACCCtaagggcgcgggctccgtctcgcccgttCCAGAGCGCGCGGGAGCCCCATCATCCCGACCCTTCGGGCGAGAGCCTCGTCACGTCCGACCCCGAGAGCGTGGACTCCGTCTCGCCTAACCCCAAGGGTGTGGGATCCTCCACGTCCGATAGAGGTCCGTACCGcccccaaccactacgggtctaaaaGTACGAGTccggggtcaaacttctgacgccAGAAGGGGAGCAGACGCGTCTTGACGTGACTCGCGGCCACGACAGGCCACGTCTGAGGACGCACGTCGCCAACAGCATCGGGCGTGCCGACGCTGTGCTACCTACTCCCCATACAGCATCCAGCAGATGCGTCAGCGAGCCATACCGTCCGCTGGGTCGGgatggagcgccacgaccggTTAACGACGCCCGTGTACGGCGCTAGGGCCGCGACGAGGAGCCGTCCCCGTTGTCATCTACAGGGCCAGCGGGACCTGCATAAAGGAGATTGAAGACGTTGCAACCCCGAAGGACGCATCGAAAGCGTCCATGAGGGTGGGGCCACCCCACCGTTCGACGATGAAGTCGAAGAAGATGCCGGGGCCCTTCCCCGCATGCaggtgtgtttacaccaaaatttaggagaaagaacgtgggaactcgcaggcttaagattgtgccaatcaaagaAGATCGATGCTAGCCACGATTCTGTAATCGGGTCTCTTGGGATGACGTCGGCGGATAGCgatgatgaactatggttggtgccagaaaactacatatcggactatACAAAAGGGGAAATATTAGAGTCCaatttatcttaaattaggaatattttcatttatGTCAAGGATTGTaacgaatcgtgctcgagtaggattcaggtttagactccgggtataaatatcagaccccggctattataaagggaatcaatcaatccaaatataagttaattactttttcggctccggccaccccttaggagtaggagtagagtagatctcgacgagttcttcagcgagtacggctgcatcgatccggtcgacctccactgcttgtctgtaagtaccgtcatggtttataccttgttcgtatggctgcatcgatccggtcgacccccactgcggctctggtataagctagttatcgactattGTTTAATTCGAGTATgacatgtgtgattctgcctcacaccccactgcatGAATTAGATCgcggtcaagttatcggctctaccttagattggcagtctttggtagattcattaagttaccgatattgtttattgctttcatatctaattatagcaatatcactctgtccgattgagattgatttagatcggccttatatcttatttgactcatcgtttgccaacctaaaactgatataatctacaccttaaacgatgagttatgttttatcggctgttttacatcaatcttaatcgtgcataacgtgcggttaaggcatgttatgtcctgagtagatctattggctagcgagaaccgttccacggcccgttatcacggcctgtgtgattctgcctcacaccccactgttagcaccgtggagtggggatcgttattttgtagatctattcctggtaaggcgtgactttaactgtgcgttacGTTTTCCATGGAGGCGGCTGGTTCATCCATggaagcggcggcggctgcgTGCAACTGGTCTAGGGCTTAAGGCATTGGCATCTATCTGTTGGGGCGTCGTCTCGTATTCAACGTGACTTTGACGAGGGCTGAGTCGATGTGAGCCGAGCCGTCTGCCGATTGGGAAGCACAAGGCCCAGCAGATTCCAGCTGCCGTCCGATTGAAGACAAGTCCATGCGGCAACCATCCAGCTGGGGTCGCACGAGCGGCACGCTACACCCATCGCCCATGCAATTTTTTTCTCAATTACATAGCTTAGGGCTCACAAAGTAATATTTAGGGGCCATTTGTAGCCTTtagtggcatttttgtaaatgcAAACTCACCCAGACATGCAACAGCTGACAGATTAGCACTGGAACTCCGGCAGCGTGCTGCATACTGGAAGCAGCGAGCCAAATTCAGGGCTGTGCGTGAGGGGGACAGCAACACTGCCTTCTTCCATGCCCATGCCACAGCCAGAATGAGATGAAACAACATTAAGAGTATTGCCATTGAAGGAGTTCAAGTCACAAATCACTCGGTCAAAGTACAAGCACTCACTGATTACTTCAAGTCGATCATCGGTGTTTCGGGATTGTCAGCTTGGAACTTTAGCTGCGAGGCACTGTACCAAGATATGCCAAAAGCAAGTGACGACCTGACAGCTCCGTTCTCAGAACAGGAAGCAGTGCAAGCACTGAAAGGCATGAATCGTTGCAGTGCACCTGGCCCTGATGGTTTTGGGCCGAGTTTCTATTCGGCGACGTGGCAAACAACTGGAACCGATGTTATGCAGTTCCTACAAGCCTTCTATGACGATGAGGTTCAGCTTGAAAATGTTAACAGATCTTATATGGTTCTAATTCCCAAGAAGCCTGATGCATGCACGGTGGATGCTTTTAGGCCGATATGCCTCCAAAACTGCTGTGTGAAGATCCTATCCAAGATCCTGACGACAAGACTGCAACTCCGCTTAATGAAATACGGGTGAATGGCCCGATCGTGAAAAAAAAGACTGCAACTACAAATAAGCAAGCTGGTGGACCTAGACCAGACAGGTTTTATAAGGGGCAGATCAATCACTGAGAATTTTGTCTACGCAATGGTGCTAGTTCAATGTTGTCCCAAACGCAGGAAACCAACACTAGTGATAAAGTTAGACTTTGCAAAAGCGTTTGACACAGTAAATTGGGTAGCTTTGGAGGTGGGAATGCAGGCCAGAGGCTTCAATGAAATATGGAGAAGATGGATGAAGCAAATTTTGCAATCATCAAGGTCGGCAATAATGGTGAATGGCTGCCCTGGACCATGGATTAGTTTCCGTCGTGGCCTCCGGCAAGGCGACCCCATTTCTCCATACTTATTCATCCTGCTCGCAGATGTGCTCCGGCAGCTCATCAGAAAGGAAACAAACATTAGACATCCGATTGTCTCAGGTGAGGGATGCCATCACAACAGTCAGCCTTGTCGATGGAAACTCAACATCCTTCTGGCACGATGTTTGGGACGGGGATGACTCCCTGGCTGAGAGATTCCCGGAACTTTATAGCCATTGTATCAAGCAAGAGATTTCGGTGAAACAGGTGTATGAAGGACACTTCGAGACTTCCCTCGTTTTGCGTCGTTCAGCTGCAGCCCTTGATCAACTCCGTCAGGTCAACGAGCTCATGGGGAATCACACGCTAAGCCAGGGGAAGAATCAACGCAAGACTGCGCTCTCCAAAAGAAATGGACAACTGGACACCTCAATGGTCTACAGGGCAATCAAGAGTGCT belongs to Miscanthus floridulus cultivar M001 chromosome 4, ASM1932011v1, whole genome shotgun sequence and includes:
- the LOC136548107 gene encoding uncharacterized protein, producing the protein MAALDHGLVSVVASGKATPFLHTYSSCSQMCSGSSSERKQTLDIRLSQVRDAITTVSLVDGNSTSFWHDVWDGDDSLAERFPELYSHCIKQEISVKQVYEGHFETSLVLRRSAAALDQLRQVNELMGNHTLSQGKNQRKTALSKRNGQLDTSMVYRAIKSANSRPDAWAKFVFFAWLLSQGRIQCRSNLHRKGIVEDSVCEVCNAAEETTAHGCPHAAQFWNALQIPTDQQWPVQARKGIQAPNHIPRKHFSTFLLLCCWHIWKRRNNIVFSHPSCLQIRSLSVGCSTAA